Proteins from one Scleropages formosus chromosome 14, fSclFor1.1, whole genome shotgun sequence genomic window:
- the LOC108920013 gene encoding gap junction alpha-8 protein-like isoform X1 — protein MGDWSFLGNILEEVNEHSTVIGRVWLTVLFIFRILILGTAAEFVWGDEQSDFVCNTLQPGCENVCYDEAFPISHIRLWVLQIIFVSTPSLVYVGHAVHHVHMEEKRREREEAEANRQQEMNEERLPLAPDQGSVRTTKETSTKGSKKFRLEGTLLRTYICHIIFKTLFEVGFLVGQYYLYGFSILPLYRCGRWPCPNVVDCFVSRPTEKTVFIIFMVAVAFVSLFLNFVEISYLGLKKIRFAFHKRPQQQAQGLVCEKNLPSIMAPAIQKAKGYKLLEEDKPVSHFFPLTEVGMEEGRLPTPLPAFEEKVEKTESKVYDETLPSYVKTTEPEVEVLQEEEEDEQDEQEDEDEDEDEEDDDEEPSAEAEVDATETIEDTRPLSSLSKASSRARSDDLTV, from the coding sequence ATGGGTGACTGGAGCTTCTTGGGAAACATTTTAGAAGAAGTCAACGAACACTCAACGGTAATCGGGAGAGTGTGGCTGACGGTGCTCTTCATCTTTCGGATTTTAATCCTGGGGACGGCAGCCGAGTTCGTATGGGGGGACGAGCAGTCGGATTTTGTGTGCAACACCCTGCAGCCGGGTTGCGAGAATGTCTGCTACGATGAGGCGTTCCCCATCTCTCACATCAGACTCTGGGTGCTCCAGATCATCTTCGTCTCCACACCCTCACTGGTGTATGTGGGCCATGCTGTGCACCATGTTCACATGGAGGAGAAGCGCAGGGAGCGAGAAGAGGCGGAGGCGAACCGCCAGCAGGAGATGAACGAGGAGCGGTTGCCTCTCGCACCCGACCAAGGCAGTGTCCGGACCACCAAGGAGACCAGCACCAAGGGCAGCAAGAAATTTCGTCTGGAGGGCACCTTGCTGAGGACCTACATCTGCCACATCATTTTTAAGACCCTCTTTGAGGTGGGCTTCTTGGTTGGTCAGTACTACCTCTACGGCTTCAGCATCTTGCCACTGTACAGGTGCGGTCGCTGGCCATGCCCCAACGTTGTGGACTGCTTTGTCTCACGTCCCACTGAGAAAACAGTGTTCATCATCTTCATGGTGGCGGTGGCCTTTGTCTCCCTCTTCCTCAACTTTGTGGAGATCAGCTACCTGGGCCTGAAGAAGATCCGCTTTGCCTTCCATAAGCGGCCCCAGCAGCAAGCACAGGGGCTGGTCTGTGAGAAGAACCTGCCTTCCATTATGGCCCCCGCCATCCAGAAAGCCAAGGGCTACAaactgctggaggaggacaaGCCTGTGTCTCACTTTTTCCCCCTGACAGAGGTAGGCATGGAGGAGGGCAGGCTCCCCACGCCACTGCCAGCTTTTGAGGAGAAAGTCGAAAAGACGGAGTCCAAAGTGTACGATGAAACCTTGCCCTCCTACGTTAAGACCACTGAGCCTGAGGTTGAGGTcctgcaggaggaagaagaagatgagcAAGATGAGCAGGAAGACGAAGACGAAGAcgaagatgaggaagatgacGACGAGGAGCCCTCGGCCGAAGCGGAGGTAGACGCGACCGAGACGATAGAGGACACTAGACCCTTGAGCAGCCTGAGCAAAGCCAGCAGCAGGGCAAGGTCAGACGATTTGACAGTATGA
- the LOC108920013 gene encoding gap junction alpha-8 protein-like isoform X3: protein MGDWSFLGNILEEVNEHSTVIGRVWLTVLFIFRILILGTAAEFVWGDEQSDFVCNTLQPGCENVCYDEAFPISHIRLWVLQIIFVSTPSLVYVGHAVHHVHMEEKRREREEAEANRQQEMNEERLPLAPDQGSVRTTKETSTKGSKKFRLEGTLLRTYICHIIFKTLFEVGFLVGQYYLYGFSILPLYRCGRWPCPNVVDCFVSRPTEKTVFIIFMVAVAFVSLFLNFVEISYLGLKKIRFAFHKRPQQQAQGLVCEKNLPSIMAPAIQKAKGYKLLEEDKPVSHFFPLTEVGMEEGRLPTPLPAFEEKVEKTESKVYDETLPSYVKTTEPEVEEDDDEEPSAEAEVDATETIEDTRPLSSLSKASSRARSDDLTV from the exons ATGGGTGACTGGAGCTTCTTGGGAAACATTTTAGAAGAAGTCAACGAACACTCAACGGTAATCGGGAGAGTGTGGCTGACGGTGCTCTTCATCTTTCGGATTTTAATCCTGGGGACGGCAGCCGAGTTCGTATGGGGGGACGAGCAGTCGGATTTTGTGTGCAACACCCTGCAGCCGGGTTGCGAGAATGTCTGCTACGATGAGGCGTTCCCCATCTCTCACATCAGACTCTGGGTGCTCCAGATCATCTTCGTCTCCACACCCTCACTGGTGTATGTGGGCCATGCTGTGCACCATGTTCACATGGAGGAGAAGCGCAGGGAGCGAGAAGAGGCGGAGGCGAACCGCCAGCAGGAGATGAACGAGGAGCGGTTGCCTCTCGCACCCGACCAAGGCAGTGTCCGGACCACCAAGGAGACCAGCACCAAGGGCAGCAAGAAATTTCGTCTGGAGGGCACCTTGCTGAGGACCTACATCTGCCACATCATTTTTAAGACCCTCTTTGAGGTGGGCTTCTTGGTTGGTCAGTACTACCTCTACGGCTTCAGCATCTTGCCACTGTACAGGTGCGGTCGCTGGCCATGCCCCAACGTTGTGGACTGCTTTGTCTCACGTCCCACTGAGAAAACAGTGTTCATCATCTTCATGGTGGCGGTGGCCTTTGTCTCCCTCTTCCTCAACTTTGTGGAGATCAGCTACCTGGGCCTGAAGAAGATCCGCTTTGCCTTCCATAAGCGGCCCCAGCAGCAAGCACAGGGGCTGGTCTGTGAGAAGAACCTGCCTTCCATTATGGCCCCCGCCATCCAGAAAGCCAAGGGCTACAaactgctggaggaggacaaGCCTGTGTCTCACTTTTTCCCCCTGACAGAGGTAGGCATGGAGGAGGGCAGGCTCCCCACGCCACTGCCAGCTTTTGAGGAGAAAGTCGAAAAGACGGAGTCCAAAGTGTACGATGAAACCTTGCCCTCCTACGTTAAGACCACTGAGCCTGAGGTTGAG gaagatgacGACGAGGAGCCCTCGGCCGAAGCGGAGGTAGACGCGACCGAGACGATAGAGGACACTAGACCCTTGAGCAGCCTGAGCAAAGCCAGCAGCAGGGCAAGGTCAGACGATTTGACAGTATGA
- the LOC108920013 gene encoding gap junction alpha-8 protein-like isoform X2 has translation MGDWSFLGNILEEVNEHSTVIGRVWLTVLFIFRILILGTAAEFVWGDEQSDFVCNTLQPGCENVCYDEAFPISHIRLWVLQIIFVSTPSLVYVGHAVHHVHMEEKRREREEAEANRQQEMNEERLPLAPDQGSVRTTKETSTKGSKKFRLEGTLLRTYICHIIFKTLFEVGFLVGQYYLYGFSILPLYRCGRWPCPNVVDCFVSRPTEKTVFIIFMVAVAFVSLFLNFVEISYLGLKKIRFAFHKRPQQQAQGLVCEKNLPSIMAPAIQKAKGYKLLEEDKPVSHFFPLTEVGMEEGRLPTPLPAFEEKVEKTESKVYDETLPSYVKTTEPEQEDEDEDEDEEDDDEEPSAEAEVDATETIEDTRPLSSLSKASSRARSDDLTV, from the exons ATGGGTGACTGGAGCTTCTTGGGAAACATTTTAGAAGAAGTCAACGAACACTCAACGGTAATCGGGAGAGTGTGGCTGACGGTGCTCTTCATCTTTCGGATTTTAATCCTGGGGACGGCAGCCGAGTTCGTATGGGGGGACGAGCAGTCGGATTTTGTGTGCAACACCCTGCAGCCGGGTTGCGAGAATGTCTGCTACGATGAGGCGTTCCCCATCTCTCACATCAGACTCTGGGTGCTCCAGATCATCTTCGTCTCCACACCCTCACTGGTGTATGTGGGCCATGCTGTGCACCATGTTCACATGGAGGAGAAGCGCAGGGAGCGAGAAGAGGCGGAGGCGAACCGCCAGCAGGAGATGAACGAGGAGCGGTTGCCTCTCGCACCCGACCAAGGCAGTGTCCGGACCACCAAGGAGACCAGCACCAAGGGCAGCAAGAAATTTCGTCTGGAGGGCACCTTGCTGAGGACCTACATCTGCCACATCATTTTTAAGACCCTCTTTGAGGTGGGCTTCTTGGTTGGTCAGTACTACCTCTACGGCTTCAGCATCTTGCCACTGTACAGGTGCGGTCGCTGGCCATGCCCCAACGTTGTGGACTGCTTTGTCTCACGTCCCACTGAGAAAACAGTGTTCATCATCTTCATGGTGGCGGTGGCCTTTGTCTCCCTCTTCCTCAACTTTGTGGAGATCAGCTACCTGGGCCTGAAGAAGATCCGCTTTGCCTTCCATAAGCGGCCCCAGCAGCAAGCACAGGGGCTGGTCTGTGAGAAGAACCTGCCTTCCATTATGGCCCCCGCCATCCAGAAAGCCAAGGGCTACAaactgctggaggaggacaaGCCTGTGTCTCACTTTTTCCCCCTGACAGAGGTAGGCATGGAGGAGGGCAGGCTCCCCACGCCACTGCCAGCTTTTGAGGAGAAAGTCGAAAAGACGGAGTCCAAAGTGTACGATGAAACCTTGCCCTCCTACGTTAAGACCACTGAGCCTGAG CAGGAAGACGAAGACGAAGAcgaagatgaggaagatgacGACGAGGAGCCCTCGGCCGAAGCGGAGGTAGACGCGACCGAGACGATAGAGGACACTAGACCCTTGAGCAGCCTGAGCAAAGCCAGCAGCAGGGCAAGGTCAGACGATTTGACAGTATGA